The Flavobacterium sp. IMCC34852 genome contains the following window.
ACATCTTTTTTGACCATGAAAGTGAAAATGCAGGATGTTAGAATAATCAATATCATAATGCATAAACACTTTTGAGTTTTCGCCTCCAAAGAAAAGCATCGGCAATTGTTTGACTAATTTTAGTCCGATATCCGGCCAAACAAAATCATTTTTCAGTACCGGAACTTCTTTCATCAAATTGTATAAAAAGATGCGATAATTGGTTGGCTTGGCATTGAGTAAATCGATATAATCACTCATTTTCATTTGGGCATGAGCTTCGTTAAATCCATCTTTGTGCGAAACCGGGCGGTCATCATAAAGCGGCACAATTTTATCGCCGGCAACTTCTTTAATGTAGGCTAAATTCCACTTTTCATAGGCCGGCCAATCGGCAGTGAGTTGCTCAATAACCAACGGCTTTTGTTTTTTTACATAGTGATTGTAAAAATCTTCTTTTGAAATAGTTTTTACGCGTTCAATTTCTGTAAGTGCTAGTGACATAGACTGTTTGGTAAAATATAAAAAAAGCTCCCATCAAAACATGATGAGAGCAAAGTTATAAAAAGCTTTAAAAACTATTCTTTTTTTAGAAAAAGTTAACTTATTTTCCTT
Protein-coding sequences here:
- a CDS encoding cupin-like domain-containing protein; translated protein: MSLALTEIERVKTISKEDFYNHYVKKQKPLVIEQLTADWPAYEKWNLAYIKEVAGDKIVPLYDDRPVSHKDGFNEAHAQMKMSDYIDLLNAKPTNYRIFLYNLMKEVPVLKNDFVWPDIGLKLVKQLPMLFFGGENSKVFMHYDIDYSNILHFHFHGQKRCVLFAPDQTPYLYKVPHALISREDIDFDNPDFDKWPALKKAKGLVTDLKHGEMLYMPEGYWHYMKYVTPGFSMSLRAFPRSLTNLSKAAYNVFIMRNFDNLMRQWKGQKWIDYKNNQAIVNTNK